In the Plasmodium gaboni strain SY75 chromosome 13, whole genome shotgun sequence genome, cagtttttatatttgattGCTATATACATCGGATTAACCAActtacaaataaaaatcattataaaaaagttAAACTTTTAGTAATCATATGTTCTATCTTATTAGCTTTAATAAAAACACAAGTTTTTAATGGTACCAGtattatgtatttaaatgatatactctattttttaaataaaatgaaaaatgaTAAACTTAATTACACTTGTATAGAAATCTCAAATAAACAAATGGAAATATTAAAGCTATTACCTCcaaattataataattattcaaCATATACTGAATTAActtatgtttattttattaatcTTAAAAATTGTGCAAAAAAATATCCTGctattaaaatatattatatattcttagAACATTTCGGattcttatattttatttatgatGTTATTTATGCATATTCCATGTATATAACAGCCGTAGGATCATATATGCTCATACCCCCAAGCAGAATTGTTTCGACTATCatcttatattttacaaaCGCTTTTTATAATCGAATGACCAATAGTTTACTTTTTCAAGAAAAATTCTGTGAAGAAATTTTCAATCTACCTTTTGAAAATGATTTGTTCATGTGGGCTTACCTTTTTATGGATAACTTTATCTACTTTTTTGAAAATTGTGTTGTCCCCAATAAACATTATTCTTCCATATATTCCATATTCTATGAAACAGGAAGAATGCTAAATATTAGAACGGTATTCTAAACATATCGCAGGAAAAATTtcaacattttttattaacattttattaaacTATAAAAAGGGTgtacataatatatatgtggaCATTTTTTGCCTTTGCATACATCTTTAActttttttcaaaatatgGTTAGctaatattttataaagtATTAAGCTTTTTTTTAACCTGAACGGTGCATAAAATTTTGgcattataaatattatacatacatatatatatatatatatatatatatatattattattattatttatttatttttttattttttaccTGAACGgttcataataatttgtcttatttttaatttttttttaataaattaaaatttttttatttatttttctcattttCACCTGAACAGTGCATGTTTAATTTTAGGCTTATATAAAACctatttattaattaataaaaaaaaaaaaagaaaggaAATATGTATAgattttcaaaataaataagataacatacatattaaacatatattatgtacgtatgtttttttttttttttttttgaaatcATTGAAAAGattaatttaaatgataaattggttaatttataaatgaaaaaatttgcatatatacatacatatatatatatatatatatatatatatatatataccgtgaataacaaaaaaaataaaatcatGTGTAAAATATTggatttaataaatatatatttatttattgtcCAATTAtaacgaaaaaaaaaaaaaaagagtttttttacatatggaatattttaatttttttttctatatgTAGGTCTATCAAATTGATCTTTTTTCTTCTCCTTGAATTTAATATTAGATTCAATATTATTCCACAAAGAATCTTTTCTAGATGTATCATTATCCAATAAATGTGTATATTTGGATTGTCCTTGTTTTCCAAATTTTCCTCTTCTTACTTGCAATACTTTTGGTAAGTTTTGTCTATCAATTTTATCTTCATATACTGGTTCATTATAATCtcttaaatatatttcttcttttcCTTCTTCAAATAAATCTTGATAGAAACCTCctttatgataatatttttgcataaataacatttttcttttctttttcttttctttatttggtaatgttttattatcttgtataatttctttatctgtcatttttcttcttttctCTATTTCTAATTCTAAGATTTCATATTTCTTTCTATCTAATTCATCTCTTTTTAATCTATTGATATGTCTTATTTTCCACAATTCGTATTCTTGTTCATTTAATTCTTCATCTTGTTCATCTTCCTCAAAATCTTCTTCTGAGGAAAAaacattattttctttattttttaatttttcttctaaCATGTCTTGGTTTAAAACTTCTTTTATTgcattttcttttttttctatttctattaattctttttcttcGTTTAGGTTTTGTAGGGCCTTTTTCTCTGCTTCTtctttgtttttattttccataAGAGTCCTTCGTGATGTTTTGAAGATAAATTCATGTTTCATAATTCTTTCgttattttcttcattcATATAATCATCACCTGAAGCGGAATCGTCTTCATCATCGTCGTCCTCCTCATCGTCTTCCtcatcatcttcatcatcatcttcatcgtcatcttcatcattataATCACCTGCgtcttttttattatattccttaatattttttataatatcttcATATTCATCTACCTTTTTAacattttcttcattatgTTCAActaatttttcattttcattgTTATCAATTATGGTTACTTCTCTTCTTCTGCTTCTTATCCTTTCTTGATTATCTCCCCTTAAATctaatatgaaaaaattcacaaaatattatatacatatataaaaatatataacaatcATATGTACAttttgaataaataaaaaattgacataatattatatacatatagataattatataaaattaatatgtacattttgaataaataaaaaattcaCATGACTTGTTCaggtttttttttttttttttttttttttccttggcttacttttattttttaatctTTCATATCTATTGTCAATANNNNNNNNNNNNNNNNNNNNNNNNNNNNNNNNNNNNNNNNNNNNNNNNNNNNNNNNNNNNNNNNNNNNNNNNNNNNNNNNNNNNNNNNNNNNNNNNNNNNNNNNNNNNNNNNNNNNNNNNNNNNNNNNNNNNNNNNNNNNNNNNNNNNNNNNNNNNNNNNNNNNNNNNNNNNNNNNNNNNNNNNNNNNNNNNNNNNNNNNNNNNNNNNNNNNNNNNNNNNNNNNNNNNNNNNNNNNNNNNNNNNNNNNNNNNNNNNNNNNNNNNNNNNNNNNNNNNNNNNNNNNNNNNNNNNNNNNNNNNNNNNNNNNNNNNNNNNNNNNNNNNNNNNNNNNNNNNNNNNNNNNNNNNNNNNNNNNNNNNNNNNNNNNNNNNNNNNNNNNNNNNNNNNNNNNNNNNNNNNNNNNNNNNNNNNNNNNNNNNNNNNNNNNNNNNNNNNNNNNNNNNNNNNNNNNNNNNNNNNNNNNNNNNNNNNNNNNNNNNNNNNNNNNNNNNNNNNNNNNNNNNNNNNNNNNNNNNNNNNNNNNNNNNNNNNNNNNNNNNNNNNNNNNNNNNNNNNNNNNNNNNNNNNNNNNNNNNNNNNNNNNNNNNNNNNNNNNNNNNNNNNNNNNNNNNNNNNNNNNNNNNNNNNNNNNNNNNNNNNNNNNNNNNNNNNNNNNNNNNNNNNNNNNNNNNNNNNNNNNNNNNNNNNNNNNNNNNNNNNNNNNNNNNNNNNNNNNNNNNNNNNNNNNNNNNNNNNNNNNNNNNNNNNNNNNNNNNNNNNNNNNNNNNNNNNNNNNNNNNNNNNNNNNNNNNNNNNNNNNNNNNNNNNNNNNNNNNNNNNNNNNNNNNNNNNNNNNNNNNNNNNNNNNNNNNNNNNNNNNNNNNNNNNNNNNNNNNNNNNNNNNNNNNNNNNNNNNNNNNNNNNNNNNNNNNNNNNNNNNNNNNNNNNNNNNNNNNNNNNNNNNNNNNNNNNNNNNNNNNNNNNNNNNNNNNNNNNNNNNNNNNNNNNNNNNNNNNNNNNNNNNNNNNNNNNNNNNNNNNNNNNNNNNNNNNNNNNNNNNNNNNNNNNNNNNNNNNNNNNNNNNNNNNNNNNNNNNNNNNNNNNNNNNNNNNNNNNNNNNNNNNNNNNNNNNNNNNNNNNNNNNNNNNNNNNNNNNNNNNNNNNNNNNNNNNNNNNNNNNNNNNNNNNNNNNNNNNNNNNNNNNNNNNNNNNNNNNNNNNNNNNNNNNNNNNNNNNNNNNNNNNNNNNNNNNNNNNNNNNNNNNNNNNNNNNNNNNNNNNNNNNNNNNNNNNNNNNNNNNNNNNNNNNNNNNNNNNNNNNNNNNNNNNNNNNNNNNNNNNNNNNNNNNNNNNNNNNNNNNNNNNNNNNNNNNNNNNNNNNNNNNNNNNNNNNNNNNNNNNNNNNNNNNNNNNNNNNNNNNNNNNNNNNNNNNNNNNNNNNNNNNNNNNNNNNNNNNNNNNNNNNNNNNNNNNNNNNNNNNNNNNNNNNNNNNNNNNNNNNNNNNNNNNNNNNNNNNNNNNNNNNNNNNNNNNNNNNNNNNNNNNNNNNNNNNNNNNNNNNNNNNNNNNNNNNNNNNNNNNNNNNNNNNNNNNNNNNNNNNNNNNNNNNNNNNNNNNNNNNNNNNNNNNNNNNNNNNNNNNNNNNNNNNNNNNNNNNNNNNNNNNNNNNNNNNNNNNNNNNNNNNNNNNNNNNNNNNNNNNNNNNNNNNNNNNNNNNNNNNNNNNNNNNNNNNNNNNNNNNNNNNNNNNNNNNNNNNNNNNNNNNNNNNNNNNNNNNNNNNNNNNNNNNNNNNNNNNNNNNNNNNNNNNNNNNNNNNNNNNNNNNNNNNNNNNNNNNNNNNNNNNNNNNNNNNNNNNNNNNNNNNNNNNNNNNNNNNNNNNNNNNNNNNNNNNNNNNNNNNNNNNNNNNNNNNNNNNNNNNNNNNNNNNNNNNNNNNNNNNNNNNNNNNNNNNNNNNNNNNNNNNNNNNNNNNNNNNNNNNNNNNNNNNNNNNNNNNNNNNNNNNNNNNNNNNNNNNNNNNNNNNNNNNNNNNNNNNNNNNNNNNNNNNNNNNNNNNNNNNNNNNNNNNNNNNNNNNNNNNNNNNNNNNNNNNNNNNNNNNNNNNNNNNNNNNNNNNNNNNNNNNNNNNNNNNNNNNNNNNNNNNNNNNNNNNNNNNNNNNNNNNNNNNNNNNNNNNNNNNNNNNNNNNNNNNNNNNNNNNNNNNNNNNNNNNNNNNNNNNNNNNNNNNNNNNNNNNNNNNNNNNNNNNNNNNNNNNNNNNNNNNNNNNNNNNNNNNNNNNNNNNNNNNNNNNNNNNNNNNNNNNNNNNNNNNNNNNNNNNNNNNNNNNNNNNNNNNNNNNNNNNNNNNNNNNNNNNNNNNNNNNNNNNNNNNNNNNNNNNNNNNNNNNNNNNNNNNNNNNNNNNNNNNNNNNNNNNNNNNNNNNNNNNNNNNNNNNNNNNNNNNNNNNNNNNNNNNNNNNNNNNNNNNNNNNNNNNNNNNNNNNNNNNNNNNNNNNNNNNNNNNNNNNNNNNNNNNNNNNNNNNNNNNNNNNNNNNNNNNNNNNNNNNNNNNNNNNNNNNNNNNNNNNNNNNNNNNNNNNNNNNNNNNNNNNNNNNNNNNNNNNNNNNNNNNNNNNNNNNNNNNNNNNNNNNNNNNNNNNNNNNNNNNNNNNNNNNNNNNNNNNNNNNNNNNNNNNNNNNNNNNNNNNNNNNNNNNNNNNNNNNNNNNNNNNNNNNNNNNNNNNNNNNNNNNNNNNNNNNNNNNNNNNNNNNNNNNNNNNNNNNNNNNNNNNNNNNNNNNNNNNNNNNNNNNNNNNNNNNNNNNNNNNNNNNNNNNNNNNNNNNNNNNNNNNNNNNNNNNNNNNNNNNNNNNNNNNNNNNNNNNNNNNNNNNNNNNNNNNNNNNNNNNNNNNNNNNNNNNNNNNNNNNNNNNNNNNNNNNNNNNNNNNNNNNNNNNNNNNNNNNNNNNNNNNNNNNNNNNNNNNNNNNNNNNNNNNNNNNNNNNNNNNNNNNNNNNNNNNNNNNNNNNNNNNNNNNNNNNNNNNNNNNNNNNNNNNNNNNNNNNNNNNNNNNNNNNNNNNNNNNNNNNNNNNNNNNNNNNNNNNNNNNNNNNNNNNNNNNNNNNNNNNNNNNNNNNNNNNNNNNNNNNNNNNNNNNNNNNNNNNNNNNNNNNNNNNNNNNNNNNNNNNNNNNNNNNNNNNNNNNNNNNNNNNNNNNNNNNNNNNNNNNNNNNNNNNNNNNNNNNNNNNNNNNNNNNNNNNNNNNNNNNNNNNNNNNNNNNNNNNNNNNNNNNNNNNNNNNNNNNNNNNNNNNNNNNNNNNNNNNNNNNNNNNNNNNNNNNNNNNNNNNNNNNNNNNNNNNNNNNNNNNNNNNNGTCATATTATGAGATCCcttttctatattataataCGACATAATTGAAGACATATTAAGCTTctcatttatataattagATATCTCATTTTTTCGTTTCCAacatattatcatatatgTCTTAACATCGTTtgaattattttgattatttgcttttatttttatctctatatttgtattagaatatatattctcaattttgttattctccataataatatatttacatggttcataaaaaaatgattcaaatttttttatttttttaagaggatatatatatggttCTTCCTCCACTTCCTTTTTCatattactattatatGTATCTTTAGTCctaaaaaatattttatgattattaATTTGTATATCTTTCACAcatatatcatataaaaaaataacagTGTGACATGTTATAATcatttctttatttaatctaaaataatttacataaaaaatttcttttctATTCTCACAAGgaattatattattctcTATAAGTTGTATATCactctttttttttttttttttttcatctttttgatacattattttaaatttatttacatCATTAAATTCATTCgatgatatatttaatgtaACATCctcaaaaaatatatctttcTTTTGAAATGAATTAATTTTCTCTATCTTATTCTgacatttaaaaaatactTGTAAAGGTAGAAGATTTAATAATCTGACATGTGTATctatatgtatatatatcGAATTATCATTCTTGATAGCTGTCATATCTATAATAAACCctatatcattattatcataattaatatgagtattgtttaaaaataatttaatatattttctttctATTAAActgaatattttatatgtattattagGCATCTGTTCCATATAGATgtcatcatttttatatttctttttatcatcacatttttttttatcatcacATTTGTTTTCATGTTCTTGTCCTTCAGATAgattaaaataaaaaaaatctgtccattttttatattctttcAAAGGCAGatgttttttataataaaagtccttattacaaataatatgatgcaaatcatcataaaaataattcgTATCCCCCTTTTTGTTGTTATGGTTTATGTTTctatttaaattaaatatttttttaatttctttttgttGTGTTTTAACATTTAAATGAAGGTTGTTTTGGGCATGCAATctattatcatatataattttttgaaatccttgatatatattaatacattGTGAAACAAAcaatttctttttataaaaaagtaaGATACAGAATGGTTCTTCAATATCTTGAaaattgtttatataattattttttttagaatataataaagtcttataatttttatataaaaaaattatatcaaaattagtattattatatatacatacattagtaataaaatgaaatatattattttttctatacataatcatattatctttttttatataatattgttttAAAACTGGAAAGATGTATAAAGgtttttcatatatttttttcttcttctcttcatttatatttcttaaactttctatatattcttttctcattgttgttgttttttttttattatttatataaaacattaGTAAAGGATTCTCATTATCATtgtttaaataatatatatctttggattgataaaaaaatattttttctttataattatttaataaaatatatatgtcttCAGAATTATAGTATATATCTTCATCACATTGAAAaagattttttttattctttataatGGGTAGTgtatcatattttttattctttataatGTGTAGTgtatcatattttttatttttttctttaatgTGAATATTTATGAAGTCATCACCTTGTAACATCACATTAttgttataaatataatcatgtttatttttatttttatttattttttttattttttttattttattttttttatttttattttttattttatcattgcatatataattattcatatcCGTTACACATTCatagatataaaaaatttttgtCAACACATTGTTTGtaataaatacattaagaatatcattttgaagaataaaaaaaaaattattttgttttttacgttttatataaataaatgttatatacattttctttacaaattcttcatttatattattctttgaaaaaaatatatctacaTATAAAGAgatatgtatttttttaaaaattgtatcattattctttttattaatacaacatgtataaaaaaaagatccataagtatttatatttacaattttatatttatcatatatttctttttctttataaCAACATATAggtttatataaatttaaagaacatttatatatatctatatttaaaaataaaattgtatgataaaatatatttattttttctttttttattttacatatatatttattacataatatttccctagataatttattaaataataatacattcatatcttcataatattttataaaataatttatttctttcaatttatttattaaatataataaatcttttaatgttatatttatattcaaattatttatttttatattcacACACAAAGGATTTGAACAATGttcatttgtttttaatCTATCcattttgttattttctttatttatattatataataataaagaatattcatttttattacatctttttatatttgatttatgatataaaaatctTGTATCATgtataacatttttaaatgaattatttgtaaatatagatctattcatatttatatgttcatatctattcatatatacatatctatccacatttatatcatcatatCTATCCacatttatatcatcatattcATCGTCAggtttattttttttattcaaatGACCTGTCCCAGTAAAAACCACATCATCTGCATATATATCCttaaaagtaaaataattgaattttattttttttatcttattcaaaaaatatatatccttattataattacaaTTTAGTTGTATATTCATATTCGAACTTATAAGATATGATATATTTGAACTtagtaaatataatttattacttttttttatcataaaatCTATTTCAAtcttttcattatatatatcatttatattatcatataaatgtattaaaatatattttaaatttgAATATACATTATTTCTCATACAATGCCcattttgttttgtttcattagtataa is a window encoding:
- a CDS encoding putative micro-fibrillar-associated protein — its product is IDNRYERLKNKNLRGDNQERIRSRRREVTIIDNNENEKLVEHNEENVKKVDEYEDIIKNIKEYNKKDAGDYNDEDDDEDDDEDDEEDDEEDDDDEDDSASGDDYMNEENNERIMKHEFIFKTSRRTLMENKNKEEAEKKALQNLNEEKELIEIEKKENAIKEVLNQDMLEEKLKNKENNVFSSEEDFEEDEQDEELNEQEYELWKIRHINRLKRDELDRKKYEILELEIEKRRKMTDKEIIQDNKTLPNKEKKKKRKMLFMQKYYHKGGFYQDLFEEGKEEIYLRDYNEPVYEDKIDRQNLPKVLQVRRGKFGKQGQSKYTHLLDNDTSRKDSLWNNIESNIKFKEKKKDQFDRPTYRKKN